The genomic stretch CAGCCGGCGGCCGAGGAACGGCGCGCCCCCCGGCGCGAGGTCCGCGGCGCGGAAGTGGCGCGGCCGCAGCGCGGTCGGCGGCTCCGGCGGCGCGTCGCCGGGGAACGGGCCGAGATCCTCCGCCGCGCCGACCCAGTGCGGCGGACGGCGGTGGTAGAGGATCGTGTAGGCGCCCTCGAACCCGCGGCGCGTGAGGCAGTGCTCGAACGCCAGCTCGCCGTCGGGGGAGAAGACCGTGTGCGGCTTCGCGGGAACCGCGCCGCGCTGCAGGCGGTGGATCATCGACCCTCCCCTTCGTCCCGTTCCGCTCGGCGCCGCCGGTCGC from bacterium encodes the following:
- a CDS encoding homogentisate 1,2-dioxygenase produces the protein MIHRLQRGAVPAKPHTVFSPDGELAFEHCLTRRGFEGAYTILYHRRPPHWVGAAEDLGPFPGDAPPEPPTALRPRHFRAADLAPGGAPFLGRRL